In the genome of Ptychodera flava strain L36383 chromosome 13, AS_Pfla_20210202, whole genome shotgun sequence, one region contains:
- the LOC139148496 gene encoding ubiquinone biosynthesis protein COQ9, mitochondrial-like yields the protein MAYQPLSRISGSMSLGLIRAGLRRCVLVSQRCMCTADNGNNHDQRSEETQDPSPGSRMDEDDVEQRILNTALSFVPIHGWSKKAIIDAAKAEGFPSVTHGMFPRGGGDLVHHFVRNCNSELAKKMSNEMQEREESEDSAKISRTAIIRDAVETRLRMIIPYVDSWPQAMALTALPENITEHFKNLGILMDDIWFYAGDKSTDFSWYTKRASLAVVYKTTEMCLIQDNSLDFEETWSFLDRRLADAASVGHLRMTLEQFSGNFGVNATTAFETVRNMAGLNVRSR from the exons ATGGCGTACCAACCATTATCGAGAATCAGTGGTTCCATGTCTTTGGGCCTCATTAGAGCAG GTCTCAGGAGATGTGTGTTGGTTTCTCAGAGATGTATGTGTACAGCTGATAATGGCAATAACCATGACCAAAG ATCAGAAGAGACACAGGACCCTTCCCCTGGAAGTAGAATGGATGAAGATGATGTTGAACAGagaattttgaacactgcattGTCATTTGTTCCAATCCATGGTTGGAGTAAGAAGGCAATTATTGATGCGGCAAAAGCCGAGGGTTTTCCCAGTGTGACACACGGAATGTTTCCAAGAGGAGGTGGAGATCTTGTCCATCATTTTGTACGAAACTGTAACTCGGAGTTGGCcaagaaaatgtcaaatgaaatgCAAGAGAGAGAAGAAAGTGAAGATTCAGC GAAAATAAGTAGAACAGCAATCATACGAGATGCAGTTGAGACAAGACTGCGCATGATTATTCCATATGTGGATAGCTGGCCACAGGCAATGGCATTGACTGCTCTTCCTGAAAACATCACGGAACATTTTAAGAACCTTGGTATTTTAATGGATGATATTTGGTTCTATGCAGGTGATAAATCTACAGAT ttcagCTGGTATACGAAACGAGCAAGTTTAGCCGTTGTATATAAAACAACAGAAATGTGTCTTATTCAAGATAATTCACTTGACTTTGAAGAaacatggtcatttttggaCAGAAGGCTTGCAGACGCGGCATCTGTTGGTCACCTTAGAATGACT TTGGAGCAGTTCAGTGGAAACTTTGGTGTAAATGCGACTACAGCATTTGAAACA GTGAGAAACATGGCTGGTTTGAATGTTAGAAGTAGATGA